taaattaaacttttatttaaaactttatttttaatttaaaaaataataatgttataacaaaaatataaaagactataaaaattatttaaaaaaaaaacttaaaaaagcTGACACATTATTACATGGTTTTATTTATCGacttcttttttaataaattttttaacaagaaaaTAGTTTGTATTCttgacaattattttattttattttattataggcATTAAAATATTCGCATGTAATGgtattttaatgtaaataaataattaatttaaagtgcatcataattgaaatattaaagtTAATCATGCCACGCTATTTATGTTTAGAAAAAATTGAAGTAAACGTAAAAAAATGTTGCACGAATATTTAatgaattcaattatttaataaaaaattaaaaatcattaattaaaattattacaaaaaaaaatcattaattaaaattattacaaaaaaaaatcattaattaaaattattacaaaaaaaaatcatgattaaaattattaaaaaaaaatcatgattaaaattattaaaaaaaaaatcgtcaAGTAATCTAGATTAGAGCTAACTTCACGTATAATCGGATCAATTTCACCGAAGATCTCGAGCGTATTAATTCCTTGGGCAACAAGCTATAATAACTCTTTGGTCTCACTaaacacaaaattaatttttgaaaaaccaCGAAACACAACttgtatatttataaataccaaatgttaattaaaatacaataaacaaacaaataaatagtaatatacGATATTTGTACGCCAAGCAAAGAACAAAACAAAATCACACtaataaaagatatttattttgttatagtaTTTGCTAAGAAAGAGAAAAGACAGATCATCATGACGTGGACCAATAAAAATGAGGTAAGGGTTTCCAACTTGATCTAACACCTCACCACACCCTTAAAGCCTCCCCTCTTCTTTCCCATTCAAAAACCACCCAAAgccaaaacaaaaaacaaaaaacaaaaaagcaaTAGCGTCCCCTAACCAACCGTGCGAGGTCCTCCGACCTCCGCACTACCCCAACTCCTTACCCATGTCCGATGATTCCCTCCCGCCGTCTCCACCTCCTTCCTTTCTCTTCCACCGTCCGCCGCTTCTTAAACAGGAATTATCTTCTCCCCTCCTTAAACAGCGGTCGTGGTCGCCGGATCTTTATCGCGACGAAGCGTGGCTTCGTCGTAAAGGAAACTGGAAAAACCGGAGAAATAGAAGTAAAAGCGTCACGGATGAAGACGTGGATGAACTTAAAGCTTGCATTGAATTGGGATTTGGATTTGAATCTTCGCCGGAAGTTGAAACCGATCGTCGTCTTGTTGATACTTTACCAGCTCTCGGCCTTTACCATGCCGTTAATAGAAGTTACAATGATTCTATTAACCCTAAATCCGCCGCCGTAACTACTCCGTCTTCTTCCGCTGCTTCCGATCGTGACGGCACTCCTTCTCCTCGCGGCAGTCCTCACAACGCCATCTTCAGCAGTGGTAATTActtacttaattaattaattttatttcgataatgaaatataaaaaataatatatttgaaaacatTGAAGcatcctattttaaattttagattaaatatatatatatattttttttatacaattttttgttcatattttaatcaaatttgaaTTACGATCTGTTGTGTTTAATTTTGCTGATCTaggtttgttattttttttttgtgttatgAAGATGATGATCCACAGACGGTGAAGACAAGGTTAAGACAGTGGGCACAGGTTGTTGCTTGTGCGGTTCGTCAAAGTTCAAGCTGAATGATTAATTATGATGATTAATTGTGTTGACAAACGAAtcaatgatgatgatgatgggtGATTATTGATTAATTAACCGGGTAACGAAACCATGGTTATTTATTTAACCATACGAGTTAAAACCTATTGTGCTTGTGATATATAAATGACGATGATTCACCACCAAACCGAACCGGCCTCGAGCCTTTAGTTAACAAATTCAAAATGTTGGGTACCAAAAAGTAGTAATTGGTGTTATTATTGATGATGATGCTATTTGGCTGTCGGTAGCTCTTGATTTGTACTCTTATTGTCCAAAATATGACTGTGGTagatttttataatttagtatatatacagtatagtataataataagaataatgtAGAAGTACGATAGTTTTGTTTTGTGTCAGAAAAAAGACGTGTTGTTCTACTCTGCGTTTGAAAAATCCCCTGTTTGGTTTTCATTATTATTCCTCTTTTTGGTTTGGGGGTTTGCTATTTTGAAACTAACACAAAGATGAGGAAAAAGGAATTAATAAAACGTGATATCAGCCTTGTAAGTTGTTTCTATCGTGAAAGGCACTGAAGCttgaaatttcaatttcaacttAGGAACGAATCTTTTCTTGTAAAAATAGGAATGTGATTTATTAGTGAGAAGCTTCTAGTGTGTGTGGTATTGGTATCTGACTGTTGCCTGTTGGTACTTTCTAGCCTGTCATGACTCATGTCAATTTCACACCAAATTTCCAGCGATGGGTAGCTTAGcgagaaaataaatagaaattgcGTTGACTTTGATATGGAATTTTTGTAGATTGAGTGGTTTTCACACGGAAGAGCTGCTATCAAGCAACGGACAGCATAATGAACTTAATATTAGAGATTATTATTTCATacaagtgtttttttttattcaatgcgtaattctttttgaaataaatattcttggtgttaatttcaataataaattaagattcACTTCTGTATagtgaaaaaatataattaatattttattgatgatataaatag
This region of Cicer arietinum cultivar CDC Frontier isolate Library 1 chromosome 8, Cicar.CDCFrontier_v2.0, whole genome shotgun sequence genomic DNA includes:
- the LOC101493701 gene encoding uncharacterized protein, whose translation is MSDDSLPPSPPPSFLFHRPPLLKQELSSPLLKQRSWSPDLYRDEAWLRRKGNWKNRRNRSKSVTDEDVDELKACIELGFGFESSPEVETDRRLVDTLPALGLYHAVNRSYNDSINPKSAAVTTPSSSAASDRDGTPSPRGSPHNAIFSSDDDPQTVKTRLRQWAQVVACAVRQSSS